A stretch of the Aminipila terrae genome encodes the following:
- a CDS encoding FAD-dependent oxidoreductase yields the protein MKKFRLNIDGKEVYAVPGQTILEVAKENDIFIPTLCYDERTEIYGSCGLCVCEVEGNPKLVKACATEIAPNMVIRTNSERVLESRKTNLELLISNHVGDCRPPCALACPAGTDCQGYVGLIANGEFEAAIELIKNNIPLPGAIGRVCPHPCEDNCRRKLIDGPENAISIQWLKRFAADQDMSSEDPFMPEIAPETGKSVAIIGGGPMGLSAAYFLRQQGHEVTIYEAMPKMGGMLRYGIPEYRLPKEVLDEEIFMIEKMGVDMITDTKVGVDIPFETIRSDYDAVLLGIGAWVSTGVGCKGEDLPGVIGGIDFLRKVVRNEEIRLGDSVAIVGGGNTAMDACRTAVRLGAKKVYNIYRRTKDEMPADRIEIIEGEEEGVIFKNLTNPIEFVAGEDGRVKQVILQVMELGEPDASGRRAPKPVEGKTETLDIDTAILAIGQAVDAAPFNVDKTRKSAIAYDKDTFMTSMEGVFAGGDCGNDKISIAIEAIADARKAAVVIDAYLNGESVQYVKPFVVERDDINEKTFEDRERLCRPAMEQLEADERKDNFTEVVFGYDEEQAIADASRCLECGCHDYFECKLIDFANRYDVHPERFAGDKNKIDFEDDHPFILRDPNKCILCGLCVRACDEVMGVGALGLVHRGFDTVIKPTLEKPLVESGCVSCGQCVSVCPTGALQERTTITKAVPLDTECTETTCAYCSVGCTLDFETYGDLLVKANPCKEGIVNEGLACGKGKWGFDCTMLEDKLLEPMIKEGEGFVETDYHEAMVLIAKKTQAIAARYGSDAVAVAISDRYTNEEAYAIKKMAKVMGAKTLCFNNRASGIAPVIGHDASPNTINELLSTDVILVAGFDTVLNPVIQLKIRQAAKNGAKVVLINPAEYEQHGFDFAEKVLYTENNTDTLKGIAKALLDMGKASAIEGFDAFSKDLKDVKVPEDVAEVAAMYGKAKKAMIVFQQNLVTTEAATLLADIALLSGHIGTPRDGILQVKAKNNSQGIVDLGIKAGAEAMEGVKALLIFGEDPDVDLSGLEFLMVSDIYMTATAAKADVIIPGTGFTSEDGTFTNTERRLMPVEGTIFEGVDLTNWEIAAEIAHVYEVDFGFDDTIDISDEMDDLLPRYKYAEIGEVFGGTLEPVDPKFVIVKDAAFTQLLRCTDDLMNIIGARLPKPAH from the coding sequence ATGAAAAAGTTTAGACTGAACATTGATGGAAAAGAAGTTTATGCCGTTCCTGGGCAGACTATTTTAGAAGTTGCCAAGGAAAACGATATTTTTATTCCAACTCTATGTTATGATGAAAGAACGGAAATTTATGGCTCATGCGGGCTTTGTGTTTGTGAGGTGGAGGGAAATCCTAAACTGGTCAAGGCTTGTGCAACTGAAATTGCACCGAATATGGTTATCAGAACAAATTCTGAAAGAGTACTGGAATCAAGAAAAACCAATCTGGAATTACTTATTTCAAATCACGTAGGAGACTGCAGACCACCATGCGCACTTGCATGTCCTGCCGGAACAGACTGTCAGGGATATGTAGGGCTGATTGCCAACGGGGAATTTGAGGCAGCTATTGAGCTAATTAAAAATAATATACCTTTGCCAGGTGCTATCGGAAGAGTATGTCCTCATCCTTGTGAGGATAACTGCAGAAGAAAACTTATTGATGGTCCGGAAAATGCTATCTCCATTCAGTGGCTGAAGAGGTTTGCGGCAGATCAGGATATGTCTTCTGAAGATCCGTTTATGCCGGAGATTGCCCCTGAAACAGGAAAAAGCGTGGCCATTATTGGTGGAGGTCCTATGGGACTATCAGCTGCTTATTTCTTAAGACAGCAGGGACATGAAGTGACAATTTATGAAGCAATGCCTAAAATGGGTGGTATGCTTCGTTATGGAATCCCAGAGTACCGGCTTCCCAAAGAAGTGCTGGATGAAGAAATTTTCATGATTGAAAAGATGGGCGTTGACATGATTACAGACACTAAGGTTGGCGTGGATATTCCATTTGAAACAATCAGATCAGACTATGATGCCGTACTACTTGGTATAGGTGCATGGGTTTCAACCGGAGTAGGCTGTAAAGGTGAAGATTTACCTGGAGTAATTGGCGGAATTGATTTCTTAAGGAAAGTTGTTAGAAATGAAGAAATCAGACTGGGAGACAGTGTGGCAATCGTTGGCGGCGGTAATACGGCTATGGATGCCTGCAGAACTGCTGTAAGGCTTGGTGCAAAGAAAGTTTACAACATTTACAGAAGAACAAAAGATGAAATGCCTGCAGACAGAATTGAAATCATTGAAGGGGAAGAAGAAGGCGTAATCTTTAAGAATCTGACAAATCCAATTGAGTTTGTAGCAGGAGAAGATGGCAGGGTAAAACAGGTGATTCTTCAGGTTATGGAACTTGGTGAACCTGATGCATCAGGACGAAGAGCTCCGAAGCCGGTAGAAGGAAAAACAGAAACGCTTGATATAGATACGGCAATTCTTGCTATTGGTCAGGCGGTAGATGCTGCTCCGTTTAATGTAGATAAGACAAGAAAAAGTGCTATTGCATACGATAAGGATACTTTCATGACCAGCATGGAGGGTGTGTTTGCAGGAGGGGACTGTGGAAATGACAAAATCTCCATTGCTATTGAAGCTATTGCAGATGCAAGAAAGGCAGCGGTTGTAATAGATGCCTATTTAAATGGGGAATCCGTTCAATATGTGAAACCTTTTGTTGTTGAAAGAGATGACATAAACGAAAAGACTTTCGAAGACAGAGAACGACTTTGCAGACCGGCTATGGAACAGCTTGAAGCGGATGAAAGAAAAGATAATTTTACTGAAGTTGTTTTTGGTTATGATGAAGAACAGGCAATTGCCGATGCTTCCAGATGTCTTGAGTGCGGATGTCATGATTATTTTGAGTGTAAACTGATTGATTTCGCCAACAGGTATGATGTTCATCCTGAAAGATTTGCAGGCGATAAAAACAAAATTGACTTTGAAGATGACCATCCATTTATTTTAAGAGATCCGAATAAATGTATTCTTTGCGGGCTATGTGTAAGAGCCTGTGATGAAGTGATGGGTGTTGGAGCTTTAGGACTGGTACATAGAGGGTTTGATACGGTGATTAAACCTACTCTTGAAAAGCCTCTTGTTGAATCTGGTTGTGTATCCTGCGGACAGTGTGTAAGCGTTTGTCCAACCGGAGCATTACAGGAAAGAACTACCATAACCAAAGCTGTACCTCTTGATACAGAATGCACTGAAACTACCTGTGCATATTGCTCAGTGGGTTGCACTTTGGATTTCGAAACATATGGTGATTTACTGGTTAAAGCAAACCCATGCAAGGAAGGCATAGTAAATGAAGGTCTTGCCTGCGGTAAAGGTAAATGGGGCTTTGACTGTACAATGCTTGAAGATAAGCTTCTTGAACCGATGATAAAAGAGGGAGAAGGCTTTGTTGAAACGGATTACCATGAGGCTATGGTTCTGATTGCAAAGAAAACACAGGCCATAGCTGCAAGGTATGGAAGTGATGCAGTTGCAGTGGCTATTTCAGACAGATATACAAATGAAGAAGCTTATGCCATAAAGAAGATGGCAAAAGTTATGGGAGCTAAAACTTTATGCTTTAATAACAGAGCCAGTGGTATTGCACCAGTAATCGGACATGATGCATCTCCGAATACAATTAATGAACTGCTGTCAACGGATGTAATTCTGGTGGCTGGATTTGATACGGTGCTTAACCCTGTTATCCAGTTAAAGATCAGGCAGGCTGCTAAGAATGGTGCCAAGGTTGTATTAATTAATCCTGCAGAATATGAACAGCATGGATTTGATTTCGCTGAAAAAGTTTTATACACGGAAAACAATACTGATACTTTGAAGGGTATAGCAAAAGCTCTTCTGGATATGGGGAAGGCCTCAGCAATTGAAGGATTTGATGCTTTTTCAAAGGATTTGAAGGATGTAAAGGTTCCGGAAGATGTGGCAGAGGTTGCTGCAATGTATGGTAAAGCAAAAAAAGCTATGATTGTGTTCCAGCAGAATTTAGTAACAACGGAAGCAGCAACACTCCTTGCTGATATTGCACTGCTTTCAGGCCACATTGGTACGCCTAGAGATGGTATACTTCAGGTAAAAGCTAAGAACAACTCTCAGGGTATTGTCGATCTGGGAATTAAAGCTGGAGCTGAAGCCATGGAAGGTGTTAAGGCATTGCTGATTTTCGGAGAAGATCCAGATGTGGATTTAAGCGGGCTTGAATTCTTAATGGTTAGTGATATTTATATGACTGCTACTGCTGCTAAAGCAGATGTAATTATTCCTGGTACAGGATTTACAAGCGAAGACGGTACATTTACCAACACTGAAAGAAGACTAATGCCAGTTGAGGGGACTATTTTTGAAGGAGTTGACCTGACAAACTGGGAAATTGCTGCTGAAATTGCACATGTGTATGAAGTCGACTTTGGATTTGATGATACTATTGACATTTCTGATGAAATGGATGACCTTCTTCCAAGGTATAAGTATGCAGAAATTGGAGAAGTGTTTGGAGGTACTTTAGAACCAGTAGATCCAAAATTCGTTATAGTAAAAGATGCTGCATTTACACAGTTGTTAAGATGCACAGATGATTTGATGAATATTATCGGGGCACGATTACCAAAACCTGCACATTAA